The following is a genomic window from Pseudophryne corroboree isolate aPseCor3 chromosome 3, aPseCor3.hap2, whole genome shotgun sequence.
gcggcaatgtgtatgataacatgctctacctgacgcaatgtgtatgataacttgctctacctagcggcaatgtgtatgataacatgctctacctgatgcaatgtgtatgataactttctctacctagcggcaatgtgtatgataacatgctctacctggtgcaatgtgtatgataacgtgctctacctggcgcagtgtgtataacgtgttctacctggcgcactgtgtatgataacgtgctctacctggcgcactgtgtatgataacgtgctctacctagcggcaatgtgtatgataacgtgctctacctggtgcaaagtgtatgacctgctgtacctggtgcaaagtgtatgacgtgctgtacctggtgcaaagtgcatgacgtgctgtacctggtgcaaagtgcatgacgtgctgtacctggtgcaaagtgtatgacgtgatctacctggatcagtgtgcataggaggttctacctggtgcaatgtgtataagcgccactactgtgtggtgtaatgtgaattgacactattatgtggtcacgccccttccctatgaagccacgcccctaaaattttgcggcgcgccctACCTGTTCTTTAGGGTctgagtggtctaacaccaattcactttctgcctaagggcaccaaaatgtctagttacagctctggtgcagggtgtcctgcatgctacacagcccagcagcattgtcaccccatcccccccatcttgcaacacttttggagtgtccaaacaagattaaaattaataagaaccttaattccgatgggacccagaaaaagaccggtaggaccccaaattttaaaagtgaagggtccctgggacccactttttttttggctcagcgcgatcacggattgtgtgtggaataatgtctaagggccattgcagtatgtggcataatgtatactgggcattactacaaggaggaaaaatgacaaataatgtaaggggcatgaatcaggattatttttctttcctgtggtggccaacgtctgggcgtgcaggttgcaaaactggggtataaggtagtcttctcctgcaatgccacgccctccacacaaagccacgcccatttcaacaaagccacacaccctttttgccagcgcgcacCTGCGGCGcatgcatttttctacctttgctagtgccaattacggggtgaatggggggggggggggcgccgaaggattttttggcttgggggagaaaaatttctagttacgccactggctccaaaccaacaccggaatattgctaattaaatactcttccgatggatactaaacaccactgtatgacccgtgttggacccttcgtatcaaacaaagagggatccctttgtccaggaacatgctacattaactaaactttcaaaatcaaagggaccatgatctacaaaatacattatatagttaaaatatgtaacgattgagtcgcacgctacgaacacataaactctaccgtaaatgcgcacaccgtgcgcctgcgggtgcacgtgacagcgggtatgcgcacgcacgggagagcgtacgcatgcgcagcgcggacatgtatgaggtgcaaaatatggcagtgtgcatagtgatatttttctgactgacACCACCATAAAGTAATCACCACAGCGCCGTAAAGTAatcacactgccatacagtaatcaccacaccacacagtaatcaccacaccgtcatAAATAATCGCACCACCATAAAGTAATCGCCACACCGTAATCACACCACCATAAAGTAATCACACTGCCATGCAGTAATCACCACacagccatacagtaatcacacggCCACACAGTAATCCCTACACCGCCACTcagtaatcactacaccgccactcagtaatcactgcacagccactcagtaatcactacaccgccaCTCAGTAATCACTGCACCATAAAGTAATCACACTGCCATACACTAATTACTGCACCTCCACACAGTAATCAATcaccacaccgccatacagtaatcaccacacactAGTTTCCTAATATAACATTGCAGTGACGTTGGGATAGAGAGGTCAGTGTGATAAAGAAAAGGGAATGGTAGATAAGAAGTTACCTTCGCGGGAAGGTGTACAGTGCAGACTTGCTCACGTGTCTCCGGGAATGAAACAGGACTCTTAGAACTGAACGTACATTTCACATTTACTTTCTCACCAGTGACGTACCCCTCAGCAAACAATATTTTTCCTAAAACGTACGTTTCACATTCACTTCTCACCAGTGACGTACCCCTCAGCAAACAATATTTTTCCTAAAACGTACGTTTCACATTCACTTCTCACCAGTGACGTACCCCTTGGCAAACAATATTTTttcataaaatatttatttttgttgTTGCATTGTGAGtaaagttttttatatattttacccAGGTCTAAATAAGTTATAGTTTAACATTTTCTATACATATTATACAAAGTGTGCCCCCAAACTTCCCAACCTCTTCTACGGACAGTACAGTTTTGATTTTCTACTGGAGAGCCCTAAGCATCCTGGGAGATCAGCTCAGCCTGtgcatcttcagaggcactcaaGACTATCCAACATGGCCTAATTTGcaatgatggtaccgatgtatcagcaattatacgctgCTGGACGGAAATAATGCAACAGCACTGGGCGCCCCTATGCTTAGTTAGCATCTGCCCATATTAGCTTATACTTGCAATTGCATACGGCAAGATAGCAACAGCAAGAACTGCACCTGAATGAGCCACACAATGCcatttaattttttattaaaatattctcACTTGCAAACACACAAAGTACCTCCTGAGTAATTCCActtactcaggacatggaaatggcttctcacctgtgtgacttctctgatgtgtaacaagagatgatttctgtgtaaaacatttcccacactcaggacatggaaatggcttctcacctgtgtgacttctctgatgtataacaagatatgatttctgtccaaaacatttcccacactcagaacatggaaatggcttctcacctgtgtgacttctctgatgtctaacaagatatgatttaagtgcaaaacatttcccacactcaggacatggaaatggcctctcacctgtgtgacttctctgatgtgtaacaagaagtgatttctgtccaaaacatttcccacactcagaacatggaaatggcttttcacctgtgtgacttatctgatgtctaacaagatatgatttaagtgcaaaacatttcccacactcaggacatggaaatggcctctcacctgtgtgacttctctgatgtgtaacaagaagtgatttctgttcaaaacatttcccacactcagaacatggaaatggcttctcacctgtgtgacttatctgatgtctaacaagatatgatttaagtgcaaaacatttcccacactcaggacatggaaatggcctctcacctgtgtgacttctctgatgtgtaacaagaagtgatttctgtccaaaacatttcccacactcagaacatggaaatggcctctcacctgtgtgacttctctgatgtctaacaagatgtgatttctgtccaaaacctttcccacactcagagcatggaaatgggttctcacctgtgtgacttctctgatgtgtaaaaagACTTGATGgccttgtaaaacatttcccacactcagaacatggaaatggtctctcacctgtgtgacttctctgatgtctagcaagaactgatttatctctaaaacatttcccacactcagaacatggaaattgtcTCTCTCTGTGACATCTCTGGTGTTTAACAAGAACGGATTtatctctaaaacatttcccacacttagaacatggaaatggtctctctgtGCGACTTCTCTGgtgtctaacaagatttgatttctctgtataactttttccacactcagaacatggaaacagcCTCTCAActttgtgatatctctgatgtaTACATAAAAATGATTCATATCTAAAGCATTCCCCAAACTGAGAACATTGAAGTGGCCTATTCCCTGGCTGATGGGTAACAGGCTCTGTGCTCTGTGTTGAACATTCAGCATCTATAGTAGAGgggaacactgtatctactgtcagagctgtaacagatgcatcaGAGAtatcaggagaacattccccaggatcagaGGAACCAGATGATATATCTGCACGGTGATGTTCCGGATGTATAACTGGGGTAAGAGGGATTTCTTCCGTAGAATCTTGGGTGTCATTCTCTTCTTCTATTTCACCATCTGGAAATATAGTCAGAGGATCCTCTGAGACATTCCGGCTGCTACATCCATCTGCTGGGAATAATATACATATATGGAAAACGTTTGTCCAAAAGTTGACATTTTTCAATACAGACTATGGTGAAATGTCACCAAATTGCCATCACATGGGCAGATGTTGGGAAACCATCAATATACagagactaaatatatatatatatatatatatatatatatatatatatatatatatatataatattctactATGTATCCCGCACCAGACTGAAATAATTTGATTATATTAATAAAAGTACATTGAAAAACAAAAACCAGCTAGTAAGTGTATTCCTCCTCTGGGGTTATGAACTTTAgaatgctggaggtgctcctgcaaccAAGAAAACCAAACATTAAACAATGTGTTTGTTGCAAATCGTATGATATGATTGTAAtagtttaaaacgtaacctttaattcatACTCCTAAAATAAACAGGGATTTTCTGAATAACATTGACTATTGTGTAAATGTCATTCTGTAAAGGCATTGAATTCAATTGTATCCCTTATAAAGAATAATGACATATCTTATATTAGATCTGTGTGAGAAATAATTATACGTCTTGTATTAGATCGATATTACACTTGTGGTAAAAATATTCATAAATctcaatacatatataaatatatagatcgcAGCCATGAAAACCATTTGATATTACTATCATCAGCGAACAGATCAGTATCATTTCTTTTACTCTAGATCTGTATCCATAGCTATCAACATTCCATTCAAGTCTATTCTCAACTATGTATACCAATATCATAAACCTGTttcaaaaatgtatcactatgtttttcccatatatatatatatatatatatatatatagtgtgtgtgacaATTCGGCACGTGGACTCCAACCTAAACACCAGTCCGTCTCCTAATTCTTGCAGTTCTCATGTTACTATGGTGATTATTTTGTTTGGTTCAGTGGAATTAGCCAGGAATATCGCAGATTCATAAATGGTGCTCGGCCGTCAGGCTGATTCCCAGCAGACACCAGGGTGGGAGGAAGAACTTTCCCCCGGTAGACATCTGCAATATCCAGCCACGGTGTACAAGGCTGACCTGCCAATATTACATCATCAATTACATGACCCCTGACCAATAGCCATGCTCCACATACCCAAGGCAGCAGTGGGGAGGAGAGGGACAGAGGTTGAGTCATTCTGTGCACTGGACTGGGGATGAGAGGTTGACCTCTCCCAGTTCTGGAGAAATGTTGGGAGATCCCGGCTGGGGAAGGACTTGAGCATGTGGGTAAAGCTGCTGTACCGCTGGAGTGAGATGTAGTGTGTACCTAAAGGAACCAGCAGGTGGATATAAAGCAGCTGTATACAGTACGattgggacaatgggggtaatttagagttgatcacagcagcaaatttgttagcagttgggcaataccatggtggtcattccgagttgttcgctagctgttttcgttcgcagagcAGTGTTTAAGCAAAAAAGCGGCGCATGTGCAACGTACTttgacaacagccgaagtagtttcacacaagtctagcgaagcttttcagtcgcactgctggccgcagagtgattgacaggaaaggggcatttctgggaggtaactgaccattttcagggagtgtgctgaaaaacacaggcgtgtcaaatACAAACACAGGTgtacctggggaaacgcaggcatggctggccgaacgcagggcgtgtttgtgacgtcaaaacaggaactaaacagtctgaagtgttcgcaagctttgttcgttcgcacttctgctaagctaagatacgctctcagagggcggcggcttagcgtttgcacggctgcttaaagcagctagcaagcaaacaactcggaatgagggcccatttgcactgcaggtggggcagatataacatttgcagagagagttagatttgggtga
Proteins encoded in this region:
- the LOC135054489 gene encoding oocyte zinc finger protein XlCOF7.1-like isoform X2, which produces MDTEKIQKMERIINLSLEIIYLLTGEEYTLVRKTSGEYETTSSRPLVSGGLSRTQSPIPVPPFYSLIHERDNDQEILELTNKIIQLLTGEEGEYIEEHRDLYKDVMMENHRPLTSLDGPSNRDTPERCPHPLYSQDCTEENHRIPQEVESEDLMDIKVEDTEGEEETYVTDMKAEDIEGEEVTYVTDIKAEDIEGEEETNVTDMKAEDIEGEEETYVTDIKAEDIEGEEETNVTDMKAEDIEGEEETYVTDIKKEDIEGEEETYVTDIKAEDIEGEEETYVTDIKAEDTEGKEETYVTDIKKEDIEGEEETYVRADQQCKEETTPTDTSTHGCSSRNVSEDPLTIFPDGEIEEENDTQDSTEEIPLTPVIHPEHHRADISSGSSDPGECSPDISDASVTALTVDTVFPSTIDAECSTQSTEPVTHQPGNRPLQCSQFGECFRYESFLCIHQRYHKVERLFPCSECGKSYTEKSNLVRHQRSRTERPFPCSKCGKCFRDKSVLVKHQRCHRERQFPCSECGKCFRDKSVLARHQRSHTGERPFPCSECGKCFTRPSSLFTHQRSHTGENPFPCSECGKGFGQKSHLVRHQRSHTGERPFPCSECGKCFGQKSLLVTHQRSHTGERPFPCPECGKCFALKSYLVRHQISHTGEKPFPCSECGKCFEQKSLLVTHQRSHTGERPFPCPECGKCFALKSYLVRHQISHTGEKPFPCSECGKCFGQKSLLVTHQRSHTGERPFPCPECGKCFALKSYLVRHQRSHTGEKPFPCSECGKCFGQKSYLVIHQRSHTGEKPFPCPECGKCFTQKSSLVTHQRSHTGEKPFPCPE
- the LOC135054489 gene encoding oocyte zinc finger protein XlCOF7.1-like isoform X1, translating into MDTEKIQKMERIINLSLEIIYLLTGEEYTLVRKTSGEYETTSSRPLVSGGLSRTQSPIPVPPFYSLIHERDNDQEILELTNKIIQLLTGEEGEYIEEHRDLYKDVMMENHRPLTSLDGPSNRDTPERCPHPLYSQDCTEENHRIPQEVESEDLMDIKVEDTEGEEETYVTDMKAEDIEGEEVTYVTDIKAEDIEGEEETNVTDMKAEDIEGEEETYVTDIKAEDIEGEEETNVTDMKAEDIEGEEETYVTDIKKEDIEGEEETYVTDIKAEDIEGEEETYVTDIKAEDTEGKEETYVTDIKKEDIEGEEETYVRADQQCKEETTPTDTSTPDGCSSRNVSEDPLTIFPDGEIEEENDTQDSTEEIPLTPVIHPEHHRADISSGSSDPGECSPDISDASVTALTVDTVFPSTIDAECSTQSTEPVTHQPGNRPLQCSQFGECFRYESFLCIHQRYHKVERLFPCSECGKSYTEKSNLVRHQRSRTERPFPCSKCGKCFRDKSVLVKHQRCHRERQFPCSECGKCFRDKSVLARHQRSHTGERPFPCSECGKCFTRPSSLFTHQRSHTGENPFPCSECGKGFGQKSHLVRHQRSHTGERPFPCSECGKCFGQKSLLVTHQRSHTGERPFPCPECGKCFALKSYLVRHQISHTGEKPFPCSECGKCFEQKSLLVTHQRSHTGERPFPCPECGKCFALKSYLVRHQISHTGEKPFPCSECGKCFGQKSLLVTHQRSHTGERPFPCPECGKCFALKSYLVRHQRSHTGEKPFPCSECGKCFGQKSYLVIHQRSHTGEKPFPCPECGKCFTQKSSLVTHQRSHTGEKPFPCPE